One region of Streptomyces sp. CG4 genomic DNA includes:
- a CDS encoding bifunctional DNA primase/polymerase → MEETIAGAQNSQIAGQIPQQRGESLLETAVRYAEERHWDVSPGTWLEAVAGMQRCSCGDASCPAPGAHPARPDWATQATGSATVARRMWQKQPTASILLPTGRTFDALSVPESAGFLALARMERMELTLGPVTLAPDRRMQFFVLPGGSAKVPDLVRKLGWSLASLDLVALGEGAYVAAPPTRFGSRGAVQWACRPTPANRWLPDAEELISPLAYACGRDR, encoded by the coding sequence GTGGAAGAGACGATCGCGGGCGCCCAGAACAGTCAGATTGCCGGTCAGATTCCGCAGCAGCGCGGGGAATCGCTGCTGGAGACGGCCGTACGCTACGCCGAGGAGCGGCACTGGGACGTGTCCCCGGGCACCTGGCTGGAAGCGGTCGCCGGAATGCAGCGCTGCTCGTGCGGCGATGCCTCTTGCCCTGCGCCGGGTGCGCACCCCGCGCGCCCCGACTGGGCGACGCAGGCGACGGGCAGCGCGACCGTCGCGCGCCGGATGTGGCAGAAGCAGCCGACGGCGTCGATCCTGCTGCCGACGGGGCGGACCTTCGACGCGCTGTCCGTCCCGGAGAGCGCCGGGTTCCTGGCGCTGGCCCGTATGGAGCGGATGGAGCTGACACTCGGGCCGGTGACGCTGGCTCCCGACCGGCGTATGCAGTTCTTCGTGCTGCCGGGCGGGTCCGCGAAGGTGCCGGATCTGGTGCGCAAGCTCGGGTGGTCGCTCGCGTCCCTGGATCTGGTGGCGCTGGGCGAGGGGGCGTATGTGGCCGCTCCGCCGACTCGGTTCGGGTCTCGTGGGGCCGTGCAGTGGGCTTGCCGGCCCACCCCGGCGAATCGGTGGCTGCCGGATGCGGAGGAACTGATCTCGCCGCTTGCCTACGCGTGCGGCCGGGATCGCTGA
- a CDS encoding transcriptional regulator — MAARPLVARQPNERLQALIQEAGCSNAGLARRVNMCGAEHGLDLRYDKTSVARWLRGQQPRGRAPAIIAEALGRKLGRTVTIDEIGMANGKNLASGVGLQFSPTVLGAIEQVCELWRSDVGRRDFLSGSSVAASALVEPSRDWLISAPDAQVARQAGPRVGQADVAAVRSMTQALTELDHQFGSGHVRPVVVHYLNSVVSGLLAGSYRETVGRELFAAVARLTELAGYMAVDTGQPGLAQRYYIQSLRLAQAAGDRGYGGYVLAASMSHLAAQLGNPREIAQLARAAQEGARGQVTPRVDAMFHAAEARGHALLGDVRAAQASTGRAVAAMEQADDSSGDDPVWIRHFDEAYLADELAHCHRDLGQPEQAARYAERSLAGHPETRARRRAIGYVLLATAQVQQREIEQACNTGLKAVELLETLRSNRGAEYLEDLQQRLEPFREEAVVREFGARLDLQQAA, encoded by the coding sequence ATGGCCGCAAGGCCTCTCGTGGCGAGGCAGCCGAACGAACGGCTGCAGGCACTCATCCAGGAAGCGGGGTGCTCCAACGCCGGGCTGGCCCGGCGGGTCAACATGTGCGGCGCCGAGCACGGGCTCGACCTGCGCTACGACAAGACGTCCGTGGCCCGCTGGCTGCGCGGACAGCAGCCGCGGGGCCGGGCCCCGGCGATCATCGCGGAGGCGCTCGGGCGCAAGCTCGGCCGTACGGTCACGATCGACGAGATCGGCATGGCCAACGGCAAGAACCTCGCCTCGGGGGTCGGTCTCCAGTTCTCGCCGACGGTACTGGGGGCCATCGAGCAGGTCTGCGAGCTGTGGCGCAGTGACGTGGGCCGGCGGGACTTCCTGTCCGGCTCCTCCGTCGCCGCCTCCGCGCTGGTCGAGCCCAGCCGGGACTGGCTGATCTCGGCGCCGGACGCCCAGGTGGCCCGGCAGGCGGGCCCGCGCGTGGGACAGGCCGACGTGGCGGCCGTACGGTCCATGACCCAGGCGTTGACCGAACTGGACCACCAGTTCGGCAGCGGGCATGTCCGCCCCGTGGTCGTGCACTACCTCAACAGCGTGGTCTCCGGGCTGCTCGCGGGCTCGTACCGGGAGACGGTCGGGCGGGAACTGTTCGCCGCGGTCGCCCGGCTGACCGAGCTGGCGGGCTACATGGCCGTGGACACCGGGCAACCGGGGCTGGCCCAGCGCTACTACATCCAGTCGCTGCGGCTCGCCCAGGCCGCCGGGGACCGGGGCTACGGCGGTTACGTCCTCGCCGCGTCCATGAGCCACCTCGCCGCGCAGCTCGGAAACCCCCGCGAGATCGCCCAGTTGGCGCGGGCGGCGCAGGAGGGGGCGCGCGGCCAGGTGACCCCGCGCGTGGACGCGATGTTCCACGCGGCGGAGGCGCGCGGGCACGCCCTGCTCGGCGACGTACGCGCCGCACAGGCGTCCACCGGGCGGGCGGTGGCGGCAATGGAGCAGGCGGACGACTCCTCCGGCGACGACCCGGTGTGGATCCGGCACTTCGACGAGGCCTATCTGGCCGACGAGTTGGCGCACTGCCACCGCGATCTCGGGCAGCCCGAGCAGGCGGCCCGGTACGCCGAGCGGTCGCTGGCCGGGCATCCCGAGACCCGGGCCCGCCGCCGCGCCATCGGCTATGTGCTGCTCGCCACGGCCCAGGTGCAGCAGCGGGAGATCGAACAGGCCTGCAACACCGGTCTGAAGGCGGTGGAGCTGCTGGAGACGCTCCGCTCCAACCGGGGCGCCGAATATCTGGAGGACCTGCAGCAGCGCCTGGAACCCTTCCGGGAGGAGGCGGTGGTAAGGGAGTTCGGGGCGCGCCTCGATCTCCAGCAGGCAGCCTGA
- a CDS encoding ABC transporter substrate-binding protein, which produces MTGRRRTISTFLHSASRSGRATALTAGAVVLCASLTAGCGVIPGATGGSGDDSVKVMTWAPEDTNSTNKPGMPAMALAYAKWINAHGGINGHKLEVLTCNDHNDAVAAAKCARRAADEKVVAVVGSYSQFGDSYLAPLEGAGIPYIGGYGVTNSEFTGQLSYPVNGGQPALLAGLGKALAAACGNVSLVRPDSIAGDQLPVLLDSGLKAGGHANADDHLAAEDATEYSDQSNQALAGATKGALKKGCVVPALGDRTDTFMDSFRRARETYPAVRLGTVLGNVDQTVINATGGASGPYEGAYITGWYPPASDARWDAMKKVINEEAFGDNRIDPADAGVQTTWIAYTVLKAALEKIGDGDVSADSVRKTLDGGLRVSTGGLTPTLQWPYEGKLASVGFPRMVNADVTLQVVQDGQLVAARNGIGGRTGISDMTGTLDGADVQ; this is translated from the coding sequence ATGACCGGCCGGCGACGCACGATCAGTACCTTCCTCCACTCCGCCTCCCGCTCCGGCAGAGCCACCGCCCTGACCGCGGGCGCCGTGGTCCTCTGTGCGTCGCTCACCGCCGGATGCGGGGTCATCCCCGGTGCCACGGGGGGCTCCGGGGACGACTCGGTCAAGGTCATGACCTGGGCGCCGGAGGACACCAACTCGACCAACAAGCCCGGCATGCCCGCGATGGCCCTCGCCTACGCCAAGTGGATCAACGCGCACGGCGGCATCAACGGCCACAAGCTTGAGGTCCTGACCTGCAACGACCACAACGACGCCGTGGCCGCCGCCAAGTGCGCCCGGCGCGCGGCCGACGAGAAGGTGGTCGCCGTCGTCGGCTCCTACAGCCAGTTCGGCGACTCCTACCTCGCCCCGCTGGAGGGCGCCGGCATCCCCTACATAGGCGGCTACGGCGTCACCAACTCCGAGTTCACCGGCCAGCTGTCGTACCCGGTCAACGGCGGCCAGCCCGCCCTGCTGGCCGGACTCGGCAAGGCCCTCGCCGCCGCCTGCGGCAACGTCTCCCTGGTCCGCCCGGACAGCATCGCCGGCGACCAGCTGCCGGTGCTGCTCGACTCCGGGCTGAAGGCGGGCGGGCACGCGAACGCGGACGACCATCTCGCCGCCGAGGACGCCACCGAGTACAGCGACCAGTCCAATCAGGCGCTGGCGGGCGCCACCAAGGGCGCGCTGAAGAAGGGCTGTGTGGTGCCCGCGCTCGGGGACCGCACCGACACCTTCATGGACTCCTTCCGCCGGGCCCGCGAGACCTACCCCGCCGTACGGCTCGGGACCGTGCTCGGCAATGTCGACCAGACGGTGATCAACGCCACGGGCGGCGCGTCCGGGCCGTACGAGGGGGCGTACATCACCGGCTGGTACCCGCCGGCGTCCGATGCCCGCTGGGACGCGATGAAGAAGGTGATCAACGAGGAGGCCTTCGGCGACAACCGCATCGACCCCGCGGACGCCGGAGTGCAGACCACCTGGATCGCCTACACCGTGCTGAAGGCCGCCCTGGAGAAGATCGGCGACGGCGACGTGTCCGCCGACAGTGTGCGCAAGACCCTCGACGGCGGTCTGCGGGTCTCCACCGGCGGTCTCACCCCGACCCTGCAGTGGCCCTACGAGGGCAAGCTCGCCTCGGTCGGCTTCCCGCGGATGGTCAACGCCGACGTCACCCTCCAGGTGGTGCAGGACGGCCAGCTGGTCGCGGCCCGCAACGGCATCGGGGGACGGACCGGCATCAGCGACATGACCGGCACATTGGACGGCGCCGACGTGCAGTGA
- the purU gene encoding formyltetrahydrofolate deformylase, producing MSEQSAAAAPADQYVLTLSCPDKQGIVHAVSSYLFMTGCNIEDSQQFGDHDTGLFFMRVHFSAEAPVTVEKLRASFAAIGDSFHMDWQLNRADAKMRILLMVSKFGHCLNDLLFRARIGALPVEIVGVVSNHTDFEELVGSYNIPFHHIPVTKDTKSQAEAQVLELVREEGVELVVLARYMQVLSDDLCKQLSGRIINIHHSFLPSFKGAKPYHQAHARGVKLIGATAHYVTADLDEGPIIEQEVERVAHDVTPDQLVAIGRDVECQALARAVKWHAERRILLNGRRTVVFA from the coding sequence ATGAGCGAGCAGTCCGCGGCCGCCGCACCGGCCGACCAGTACGTCCTCACCCTCTCCTGCCCGGACAAGCAGGGCATCGTGCACGCCGTGTCGAGCTACCTCTTCATGACCGGCTGCAACATCGAGGACAGCCAGCAGTTCGGCGACCACGACACGGGTCTGTTCTTCATGCGCGTCCACTTCTCGGCCGAGGCGCCGGTGACGGTGGAGAAGCTGCGGGCGAGCTTCGCGGCGATCGGTGACTCCTTCCACATGGACTGGCAGCTCAACCGGGCCGACGCGAAGATGCGGATCCTGCTGATGGTCAGCAAGTTCGGGCACTGCCTGAACGACCTGCTGTTCCGGGCCCGGATCGGCGCGCTCCCGGTGGAGATCGTGGGCGTGGTCTCCAACCACACCGACTTCGAGGAGCTGGTGGGCTCCTACAACATCCCCTTCCACCACATCCCGGTGACGAAGGACACGAAGTCGCAGGCCGAGGCCCAGGTGCTGGAGCTCGTCCGTGAGGAGGGCGTCGAGCTGGTCGTCCTCGCCCGCTACATGCAGGTCCTCTCGGACGACCTGTGCAAGCAGCTCAGCGGCCGGATCATCAACATCCACCACTCCTTCCTGCCGAGCTTCAAGGGCGCGAAGCCCTATCACCAGGCGCACGCGCGCGGTGTGAAGCTGATCGGCGCCACGGCCCACTATGTGACGGCCGACCTCGACGAGGGGCCGATCATCGAGCAGGAGGTCGAGCGGGTGGCGCACGACGTGACCCCGGACCAGCTGGTGGCCATCGGGCGCGATGTGGAGTGCCAGGCACTGGCGCGGGCCGTGAAGTGGCATGCGGAGCGGCGCATTCTGCTCAACGGGCGCCGTACGGTCGTTTTCGCCTGA
- a CDS encoding EF-hand domain-containing protein: MVSTEYERRIAARFATFDQDGNGWIDREDFSAAAKALLAEFTVTARSDKGQALYAGAEAFWQGMAGIADRDGDQRITREEFVTGAVKRLRDNPGRFAEIARPFLHAALAVADEDGDGRISVADTARVLRALHVQPDTARTAAESLDADTDGTITEADLVPAIARYFTIAE; this comes from the coding sequence ATGGTCAGCACCGAGTACGAGCGCAGGATCGCCGCCCGGTTCGCCACCTTCGACCAGGACGGCAACGGCTGGATCGACCGCGAGGACTTCAGCGCGGCGGCCAAGGCGCTCCTCGCCGAGTTCACCGTGACCGCACGCTCCGACAAGGGGCAGGCGCTGTACGCCGGCGCGGAGGCGTTCTGGCAGGGCATGGCCGGCATCGCGGACCGGGACGGCGACCAGCGCATCACCCGCGAGGAGTTCGTCACCGGCGCGGTCAAGCGGCTGCGCGACAACCCGGGCCGCTTCGCCGAGATCGCCCGCCCGTTCCTGCACGCGGCACTGGCGGTGGCGGACGAGGACGGGGACGGCCGGATCAGCGTCGCCGACACGGCCCGCGTCCTGCGTGCCCTTCACGTCCAGCCGGACACCGCTCGCACCGCGGCCGAGTCCCTGGACGCGGACACCGACGGCACGATCACGGAAGCCGACCTGGTCCCGGCCATCGCCCGCTACTTCACCATCGCCGAGTAG
- a CDS encoding STAS domain-containing protein, protein MAVAFSVTGVEQGEWAVLRVSGELDLMTSPILRQRVHDVVAEGNHSLVVDLSDVFFCDSSGVGVLVAARRLIRSCQGRLRLILPDRGADDGSHVNRVLGALGVRRLFDVRPDLETATADEAGPLSA, encoded by the coding sequence GGCATTCAGCGTGACCGGCGTCGAACAGGGCGAGTGGGCCGTGCTCCGGGTGTCCGGGGAACTGGACCTGATGACCTCGCCGATATTGCGTCAACGTGTGCACGACGTCGTCGCCGAGGGGAACCACAGCCTCGTCGTGGACCTCTCGGACGTGTTCTTCTGCGACTCCAGCGGGGTCGGTGTCCTCGTCGCCGCCCGCAGGCTGATCCGCTCCTGTCAGGGCCGGCTCCGGCTCATCCTGCCGGACCGGGGTGCCGACGACGGCTCGCATGTCAACCGGGTCCTCGGCGCGCTCGGCGTACGCCGGCTCTTCGACGTCCGGCCCGACCTGGAGACCGCGACGGCCGACGAGGCGGGCCCGCTCTCCGCCTGA